From the Salinibacter grassmerensis genome, one window contains:
- the lpdA gene encoding dihydrolipoyl dehydrogenase has protein sequence MATDYDCVIVGSGPGGYETAIRATQLGMETAIVEKDKLGGVCLNVGCIPTKALLKSAEVMSETSHLEDFGLELDGSISPNFSSVIERSRGAANQMNQGVQFLMKKNDIDVLRGHGRLTAPDTVEIEPSVDMDGNEVGEERTVTAEHVILATGARPNELPFLPIDGEKVLSSTEAMLQTEQPDSLVIVGAGAIGVEFGYFYQHMGTDVTIIEVQDRMVPAEDKDVSKELEKAYRKMGVDVMTGANVKGVDKDAEPLRVEVETGGSTEHIECDQVLSAVGVVGNVENIGLEDVGVETEGGDIVVDEYYRTNVDGVYAIGDVTGAPWLAHKASHEGTLCIEKIAGHDVRPMDMNDIPACTYCQPQIASVGHTEEEAKEAGYDVKVGKFPFKANGKAAALGHQQGFVKTIYDEKYGEFLGCHIIGEDATELISEVVTARKLETTGFEIMESMHPHPTLSETVMEATREAYGQPINI, from the coding sequence ATGGCTACGGACTACGATTGCGTTATTGTCGGCAGCGGCCCCGGCGGCTACGAAACGGCCATCCGTGCCACGCAGCTCGGCATGGAGACGGCCATCGTTGAGAAAGACAAGCTGGGTGGCGTCTGCCTGAACGTCGGCTGCATCCCGACCAAGGCCCTCCTCAAAAGCGCCGAGGTCATGTCCGAGACCAGCCACCTCGAGGACTTTGGGCTGGAGCTGGACGGGTCGATCTCCCCCAACTTCTCGAGCGTCATCGAGCGCAGCCGTGGGGCGGCCAACCAGATGAATCAGGGCGTGCAGTTCCTGATGAAGAAGAACGACATCGACGTGCTGCGAGGCCACGGCCGCCTGACTGCGCCGGACACGGTCGAGATTGAACCATCGGTCGACATGGACGGCAACGAGGTCGGCGAGGAGCGCACCGTTACGGCCGAGCACGTCATCCTGGCCACCGGTGCACGGCCGAATGAGCTTCCCTTTCTCCCGATCGACGGCGAGAAGGTCTTGAGCTCTACGGAAGCGATGCTCCAGACCGAGCAGCCCGACTCCCTGGTCATCGTGGGCGCCGGGGCCATCGGGGTCGAGTTTGGGTACTTCTACCAGCACATGGGCACCGACGTCACCATCATCGAGGTTCAGGACCGCATGGTGCCCGCCGAGGACAAGGATGTGTCGAAGGAGCTGGAGAAGGCTTACAGGAAGATGGGCGTTGACGTCATGACCGGGGCCAACGTCAAGGGCGTAGACAAGGACGCTGAGCCGCTCCGCGTGGAGGTCGAAACCGGCGGCAGCACGGAGCACATCGAGTGTGACCAGGTCCTCTCCGCCGTCGGCGTCGTGGGCAACGTGGAGAACATCGGCCTTGAGGACGTCGGGGTCGAGACGGAGGGCGGCGACATCGTGGTCGACGAATACTACCGGACCAACGTCGACGGCGTGTACGCCATCGGCGACGTGACGGGCGCCCCCTGGCTTGCCCATAAGGCCAGTCACGAGGGTACGCTCTGCATCGAGAAGATCGCGGGCCACGACGTGCGGCCGATGGACATGAACGACATTCCGGCCTGCACCTACTGCCAGCCGCAGATCGCGTCGGTGGGGCACACCGAGGAAGAGGCGAAGGAGGCGGGCTACGACGTGAAGGTGGGCAAATTCCCGTTCAAGGCCAACGGGAAGGCCGCCGCGCTGGGCCACCAGCAGGGCTTCGTCAAGACCATTTACGATGAGAAGTACGGCGAATTCCTGGGCTGCCACATCATCGGGGAGGACGCCACGGAACTGATCTCGGAAGTCGTGACCGCCCGCAAGCTGGAGACGACAGGCTTCGAGATCATGGAGTCGATGCACCCGCACCCGACCCTGTCGGAGACGGTAATGGAGGCGACCCGGGAGGCCTACGGCCAGCCGATCAACATTTAG